The sequence below is a genomic window from Ipomoea triloba cultivar NCNSP0323 chromosome 2, ASM357664v1.
AACACATGTTCAGGGCATATTGGTGTCTGACATGTCACATGTGCATTAGACAGACCATATTAATAGTATTCACATTATGCTTAAATTGTTCTCTGCAGACTTCAAATGACAAGAAAATAAGAACCCCGTGACTAGAAACACTTCTCCGGAAAGAGATTTTCATTGAGAAGATATAACGAATGAAAACAAGGTGCACGGCAAACTTCCCTAGATGAAGGATCTGAAACATATGCAACCCTAACaagctatttaccaaatattacGATCTTATAATCTCTTCCAATTAACATGTTAAGAACAAATTATGATACTGAATACAATCAAACcacaatgaaaaagaaaaccatTAAAGTTAAAGGACCAATATAAAAGAAATCAGAAGGAAATCTATGAAATATGAAAAGAACATCCAATACCTGCACCACGGAGAATAGCACACAGAGAATATAACTGTGCATCACCATTGAAACATAAACTGTCCCCACCATGCTGCCAATGAAAACTGCTGTAAATGGAAGCCtctgaaaaggaaaaggaaaagcatAAAAAACTAAGACATGAAAGGTGGATAACATAGGAAATAGGGAAATTATACAAGTAAACACATCCATAAGCTACAGATTTAATTTACCTCCTTTGATAACATGTGTGAAAGTTGATTTTTTGGACCTTTGAGGGCAAAGAATGAGCCAATAATGAATCCACATCCAATAGTAAAGCAAATAGCAAACTTTTGAGGCATTATCACCATGACAGGAAGGAACATGGTGAATGCTATGAAGATAAAAAATACTCCAGCACTAAGAAATAGCCCAAAGTACATAAGAGCCTTTCCAGAAGGAACAGTACTTGTGGCAGATTGAAAGTTCCCGGGTAAATCTCTCACTCCTTTAGAGACCCTATATGCAAATAACAGACAAGAAAATGAATGAATGGATagctattaatattaaatagtgATAATGATGGTATGATAAGGCATTCTATGTAAatctcaaaaatataattactggTTCTGATTTATGTTTTACATTCACCAAGGATGTTCACATTTGTTTCATACTTTCATTAGTAATACACTTATCATCTTTAATCTAATTCAATAGCTAGGTTTGACTCTATCCAAGTGACCAATTCTAGTTTCACAAATGTGGAGAATTATGAGTAATAGAATATAATGAACAATGGAGAAGCAAAATgcccataaaataaaatagcaaTAGTTGAAATGAGAATGTTAAGATAGATAATGCGGAATACATATTAGAATGACTGTAGTCGGAGTGAGGCACAAGTGATCCCAACTGAGTAGACATTGAGAGAAAATAGACTAAACATGGTTTGCACTAATTCAATGTGGATCTATCAGTACCTGGCATAGAGTGAAATAAGGCAGCGATACAAGATGAGAAAGGAAAGCCGTAGATCAAAACTTGATTGGATAAAAGTTTTTAAGAAAGACATGTTGGTCCATGGggatatttacaaatttagCACTAAACAGATCGAAATGGAAACATAGAAACTGTATAGCTGTAGAATTATGGCTTAGTTGAACTGAGTAGGTCAGTTCAAGTCCTATATTGTTATCTAGTTGTTCCAAAGTAAATCTATATTGCCCATTTGTCTTGGTAT
It includes:
- the LOC116005562 gene encoding protein transport protein SFT2-like; the protein is MHKTAQAWFTGGPSNDLEKKSPSLLADWNAYAAAKDDEASSSLGFDLEAAVRTANDKVTGTFGVVSKGVRDLPGNFQSATSTVPSGKALMYFGLFLSAGVFFIFIAFTMFLPVMVIMPQKFAICFTIGCGFIIGSFFALKGPKNQLSHMLSKERLPFTAVFIGSMVGTVYVSMVMHSYILCVLFSVVQVLALAYYAISYFPGGSTGMKFLSSTLASSILRCFGR